GAGGACAAATGCTTGTAAGACGACAGTCAGACCCTGCGAGATTGGTGACTATCCCGCGCTCAGATCGTTCGATGAATTCATCGGAGATAGGCGCATCGACATGCAGCATGGCAACCTGGTGGTCGCCGAATTTCAGGGGGAGGTCGTTGGGTACGCCAAGGTCGCGCCCTCCGAGTTTCTGGGCTGGCCGCTGCTCTCAATCGTCTGCGTTGCAAATTGCGCCCGAAGGCAGGGCATCGGAGAAGCGCTGGTCGCTGACGTCTTACGAGACCCACGATGGTTGAGACTCTACAGCACGACTGAAGCCTCGAACATGGCGATGCGTGCTCTGCTGAAGAAGCTAGGTGCCGTCGAGGTGGGCTTCGCGGACAGGCTGAATATGTCTGACGAACGTGAAATCTTGTTCCAGTTAAAATAGGTTGCTCCAAGGCATGGCAAAATGGCGCCCCTCTTCAGGAATTCGAATGAAGGCCCTGGGCCTTCATTGGCGCGGAGATCGTCTGCTCGCAGCCGAGGTCTTGGATGACGCCGGTCGTGTAAAGGGGGTGCGTCCCTAGGAGGCACCGTGGAGTTCGGCGAAACTGCGGAGGCGGCCTTGCTCCGCGAGTTCCGCGAAGAGCTTGGAATTGAGGTCGAGGTTCTGGGCCCGCCCACATTTTTCGAGAATATCTACACCCACGAGGGCAGCCTAGGGCATGAGGTCTTGGCTCTCTTCGAGGTGGCGTTCCCGGCGGGGTCTTTTCAGGGACAGTCGCGCATCGAGTTTGTAGAAGACAATGGCACACCCTGCCATGCAGAGTGGTTCTCGCTCAGCGCTCTGGACTTGCCGAAAGGCCCACAGCTCTTTCCTGTAGGATTGAAGGAGCGGCTAAACAGGCCGGGAGCCGCCCGTCGTCGTGGCCTTCATGGCGGCGTCATACCTCCGAAAGCGCGTCCCGTTGATCCCCTCCCAATCTCGGTTCCGACCGAGGTGGAAACTGCGCGCTTACATCTTCGCAGACCTTTACCCACGATGGCTGATGCCCTCGCAGAGGCCAGAATCGAAAGCTTCGCCTCGCTGCACCCTTGGTTCCACGCCGAGATGGGGACGGAGGCGGAGGAAGCAGACCCAGGCTGGCAGGCAGCAAGGCTTGCCGCCGAAGTGACCGCCTTCAACCAGCGTGAAGACCTCACCTACTACATTTTCAACGCGGATAGGTTGATTGGGATGATCAGCCTGCGCCCGCTCTGGCGGCGGGGTCAGATCAAGCTGACCTACTGGATCCGGGCTTCAGCGCAGAGACAAGGGTATGGGCTCGAGGCGGTCGGTGCGATGGCTGTGCTCGCCTTTGACGCCTTGTCAGCGCGCCTAGTCACGACCGGCCACGCCGAACCGAACCTGGGGAGCGCGCGGCTGGCGCACGCACTAGGCTTCGAAAAGGTTGCGCGACAACCACTCGCTTGCGAGCTGCCAGATGGGACGCTGGTGGCCGGCATAGGCTATGCGCGTGAAAACAGGGATGGCCTGAAGGGGCACGTAGTCACATGGCGGTAGGTATTGGTCTTCTCCGATCTCGCGCACTTCGGCTGGCGCTTTCGCAGAGAGGACTCACCGCACTTTGGAATAGAGGAAGCAATCACGAGGAATGTCAGAGATGTTGGGGTGCCTGAAGTAACGCCGCATGATGCCCTCGCGCACCATGCCA
The Salipiger sp. CCB-MM3 genome window above contains:
- a CDS encoding GNAT family N-acetyltransferase codes for the protein MKERLNRPGAARRRGLHGGVIPPKARPVDPLPISVPTEVETARLHLRRPLPTMADALAEARIESFASLHPWFHAEMGTEAEEADPGWQAARLAAEVTAFNQREDLTYYIFNADRLIGMISLRPLWRRGQIKLTYWIRASAQRQGYGLEAVGAMAVLAFDALSARLVTTGHAEPNLGSARLAHALGFEKVARQPLACELPDGTLVAGIGYARENRDGLKGHVVTWR
- a CDS encoding GNAT family N-acetyltransferase; its protein translation is MGDYPALRSFDEFIGDRRIDMQHGNLVVAEFQGEVVGYAKVAPSEFLGWPLLSIVCVANCARRQGIGEALVADVLRDPRWLRLYSTTEASNMAMRALLKKLGAVEVGFADRLNMSDEREILFQLK